The proteins below are encoded in one region of Citrobacter enshiensis:
- a CDS encoding PstS family phosphate ABC transporter substrate-binding protein — MEFTLSKYTGALLLCTLLQAGCVDREGYYNSVREEESRELTSIRGEPTFRYTDEWQKWPSVYGATALYPLYASAYFQLVPEPTDPARTSSAWEKYYMYQTRTPEAYDNLIKGTADIIFVAQPSEGQKKRAAEAGVKLTYTPFAREAFVFIVDIKNPVNTLTEQQVKDIFSGKVTRWNKAGGRDERIKVWQRPEDSGSQTVMQGLVMKETPMLPAKKSTVVDLMGGLITEVADYQNTPSSIGYTFRYYVTRMNANMLKMRKQIKLLAINGIAPTEENIRNGTYPYIVEAYMVTQEKPTPETQKLVDWFLSPQGQQLVQDVGYVPLYKTLH, encoded by the coding sequence ATGGAATTCACATTATCAAAATACACAGGCGCTCTGCTGTTATGTACGCTATTACAGGCAGGTTGCGTAGATCGGGAAGGGTACTACAACAGCGTAAGAGAAGAAGAGAGTCGTGAGTTGACCAGTATACGGGGAGAGCCGACCTTCCGTTACACCGATGAGTGGCAAAAGTGGCCGAGCGTATACGGCGCAACGGCCTTGTATCCGTTATATGCTTCCGCTTACTTCCAGTTAGTACCCGAACCGACGGACCCGGCTCGTACCTCTTCGGCCTGGGAAAAATATTATATGTATCAGACGCGGACGCCTGAAGCGTATGACAATCTCATCAAAGGCACTGCCGATATTATTTTTGTCGCGCAACCTTCTGAAGGGCAAAAGAAACGGGCGGCAGAGGCTGGCGTCAAACTAACCTACACGCCCTTCGCCCGGGAAGCCTTTGTCTTTATCGTTGATATAAAAAATCCAGTTAATACGCTTACTGAACAGCAGGTTAAGGATATTTTCAGTGGCAAAGTCACCCGCTGGAATAAAGCAGGAGGCCGCGATGAGCGTATAAAAGTCTGGCAGCGTCCGGAAGACTCCGGGAGTCAGACGGTCATGCAGGGGCTGGTGATGAAAGAGACACCGATGTTACCTGCCAAAAAATCGACGGTGGTTGATCTGATGGGCGGACTCATCACGGAAGTGGCTGACTACCAAAATACGCCCTCTTCGATTGGCTACACCTTCCGCTACTATGTGACGCGCATGAACGCGAACATGCTCAAAATGCGCAAACAGATCAAGCTGCTGGCAATCAACGGCATCGCACCAACGGAAGAAAATATCCGCAACGGGACTTATCCGTACATTGTAGAGGCATATATGGTCACCCAGGAAAAACCAACGCCGGAAACGCAAAAGCTGGTGGACTGGTTTTTAAGCCCGCAGGGGCAGCAACTGGTGCAGGATGTGGGGTATGTGCCGCTGTATAAGACGTTGCACTAG
- the glpD gene encoding glycerol-3-phosphate dehydrogenase yields the protein METKDLIVIGGGINGAGIAADAAGRGLSVLMLEAQDLACATSSASSKLIHGGLRYLEHYEFRLVSEALAEREVLLKMAPHIAFPMRFRLPHRPHLRPAWMIRVGLFMYDHLGKRTSLPGSTGLRFGADSVLKPEIVRGFEYSDCWVDDARLVLANAQMVVRKGGEVLTRTRATSARRENGLWVVEAEDIDTGKKYTWQARGLVNATGPWVKQFFDDGMHLPSPYGIRLIKGSHIVVPRVHTQKQAYILQNEDKRIVFVIPWMDEFSIIGTTDVEYNGDPKAVKIDESEINYLLKVYNAHFKKQLGRDDIVWTYSGVRPLCDDESDSPQAITRDYTLDIHDENGKAPLLSVFGGKLTTYRKLAEHAVEKLSSYYQGIGPAWTKECILPGGEIGNDREDYAAKLRRRYPFLTESLARHYSRTYGSNTEWILGEATSVADLGEDFGHEFYEAELKYLVEHEWVRRADDALWRRTKEGMWLNAEQQSRITQWLAEYMDKRQLSLAS from the coding sequence ATGGAAACCAAAGATCTGATTGTGATAGGCGGGGGCATTAATGGTGCCGGTATCGCGGCAGACGCCGCTGGACGCGGTTTATCCGTGCTGATGCTGGAAGCGCAGGATTTAGCCTGCGCCACCTCCTCTGCCAGTTCTAAACTCATCCACGGTGGCTTGCGCTACCTGGAACACTACGAATTCCGCCTGGTCAGCGAAGCGCTGGCCGAGCGTGAAGTGTTGTTGAAAATGGCGCCGCATATCGCCTTCCCGATGCGTTTTCGTCTGCCGCACCGCCCGCACCTGCGTCCGGCATGGATGATCCGCGTAGGTCTATTTATGTACGATCACCTGGGCAAACGCACCAGTTTGCCGGGTTCAACCGGTTTGCGTTTTGGCGCAGATTCAGTGCTGAAACCCGAGATTGTGCGCGGTTTCGAATATTCTGACTGCTGGGTAGACGATGCGCGACTGGTTCTGGCAAACGCCCAAATGGTGGTCCGCAAAGGGGGTGAAGTATTAACCCGTACCCGCGCAACCTCCGCCCGCCGCGAAAACGGGTTGTGGGTAGTGGAAGCGGAAGACATCGATACCGGTAAAAAATACACCTGGCAGGCGCGTGGTCTGGTCAACGCAACTGGCCCGTGGGTGAAACAGTTCTTCGACGACGGCATGCATCTGCCTTCACCGTACGGTATCCGCCTGATCAAAGGCAGCCACATCGTGGTGCCGCGCGTCCACACGCAGAAGCAGGCCTACATCCTGCAAAACGAAGACAAACGCATTGTGTTTGTGATCCCCTGGATGGATGAGTTCTCGATCATCGGCACCACCGACGTTGAATATAACGGCGACCCGAAAGCGGTGAAAATTGACGAAAGTGAAATCAATTACCTGCTGAAGGTCTACAACGCGCACTTTAAGAAACAACTGGGGCGCGACGACATCGTCTGGACCTACTCTGGCGTACGCCCGCTGTGTGATGACGAATCCGATTCACCACAGGCCATCACGCGTGACTACACGCTGGATATTCATGACGAAAACGGCAAAGCCCCGCTGCTGTCGGTGTTTGGCGGTAAGCTGACCACCTACCGTAAGCTGGCCGAACACGCGGTGGAAAAACTGTCGTCTTACTATCAGGGTATTGGCCCGGCCTGGACCAAAGAGTGCATCCTGCCAGGCGGTGAGATTGGCAATGACCGTGAAGATTACGCAGCAAAACTGCGCCGTCGCTACCCTTTCCTGACGGAATCGCTGGCGCGCCACTACTCGCGCACTTACGGCAGCAACACGGAATGGATCCTGGGTGAAGCCACTTCGGTTGCGGACTTAGGTGAAGATTTCGGTCACGAATTCTACGAAGCGGAGCTGAAGTATCTGGTCGAGCACGAGTGGGTACGCCGCGCAGACGATGCGCTGTGGCGTCGCACCAAAGAAGGGATGTGGCTCAATGCCGAACAGCAGTCCCGCATCACCCAGTGGCTGGCGGAATACATGGATAAACGCCAACTGTCATTAGCGTCTTAA
- the glpG gene encoding rhomboid family intramembrane serine protease GlpG, translating into MLMITSFANPRVAQAFVDYMATQGVILTIQQHNQSDVWLADESQAERVQAELARFLENPGDPRYLAASWQSGHTDSGLHYRRFPFIATLRERAGPVTWLVMAACILVFLAMNIMGDQNVMLWLAWPFDPSLKYEFWRYFTHAFMHFSLMHILFNLLWWWYLGGAVEKRLGSGKLVVITVISALLSGYVQQKFSGPWFGGLSGVVYALMGYVWLRGERDPQSGIYLQRGLIIFALIWIVAGWFDVFGMSMANGAHIAGLAVGLAMALADTVNVRKRT; encoded by the coding sequence ATGTTGATGATTACCTCTTTTGCTAACCCCCGCGTGGCGCAGGCATTTGTTGATTATATGGCGACGCAGGGCGTTATCCTGACGATTCAGCAACATAACCAAAGCGACGTCTGGCTGGCGGATGAATCCCAGGCTGAGCGCGTACAGGCTGAGCTGGCGCGATTTCTCGAAAATCCGGGCGATCCGCGTTATCTGGCGGCGAGCTGGCAGTCCGGTCATACCGACAGCGGACTCCACTACCGCCGTTTCCCGTTTATTGCCACGCTGCGTGAACGGGCAGGCCCTGTCACTTGGCTTGTCATGGCGGCATGCATCCTGGTGTTTCTCGCGATGAACATCATGGGCGATCAGAACGTGATGCTTTGGCTGGCCTGGCCGTTTGACCCGTCGCTGAAATATGAGTTCTGGCGCTATTTCACCCATGCGTTTATGCACTTCTCGCTGATGCACATTCTCTTTAACCTGCTGTGGTGGTGGTACCTTGGCGGGGCGGTCGAAAAGCGTCTGGGCAGCGGCAAACTGGTTGTCATTACGGTGATCAGCGCACTGCTGAGCGGCTATGTGCAGCAGAAATTTAGCGGTCCGTGGTTTGGCGGGCTTTCGGGTGTTGTTTACGCATTGATGGGTTATGTCTGGCTGCGCGGTGAACGCGATCCGCAAAGTGGCATATACCTTCAGCGTGGTTTGATTATTTTTGCGTTGATTTGGATAGTAGCCGGCTGGTTTGACGTGTTTGGGATGTCGATGGCGAATGGCGCACACATCGCCGGGCTGGCGGTAGGTTTGGCAATGGCATTGGCTGATACGGTTAATGTGCGAAAACGAACATAG
- the glpE gene encoding thiosulfate sulfurtransferase GlpE, translating to MDQFECINVEEAHQKLHHGKAVLVDIRDPQSYAMGHAPQAFHLTNDTLGTFMREHDFDSVVMVMCYHGNSSKGAAQYLLQQGYDAVYSVDGGFDAWHRHFPSEVAYGS from the coding sequence ATGGATCAGTTTGAATGTATTAACGTAGAAGAAGCTCACCAGAAACTGCATCACGGAAAAGCGGTACTGGTCGATATCCGCGATCCGCAAAGCTATGCCATGGGACATGCGCCGCAGGCGTTTCATCTGACCAATGACACGTTAGGAACGTTTATGCGCGAGCATGACTTTGATAGCGTGGTGATGGTGATGTGCTACCACGGCAATAGCAGCAAAGGGGCGGCGCAGTATCTTCTCCAGCAGGGCTATGACGCGGTCTACAGTGTTGATGGCGGCTTTGATGCCTGGCACCGCCATTTTCCCTCAGAGGTGGCATACGGCTCGTAA
- a CDS encoding dihydrodipicolinate synthase family protein, with translation MMQTEKFKGVFPPVPTIVNAQGELDKKGMATLLDHLIDNQVDGVLLLGSGGEFCHMTKEQRLAAAEFCVQHINHRIPVLLGISSTSTQDVINYGQHADRLEVDAVLVLNPYYAKLTDDYIYHHFRMVAENIKSPVILYNFPALTGQDLSIELITRLAHDIPNIIGIKDTVDNISHIREIINTVRPVRPDFVVFSGYDEYMMDTLIMGGNGGIPATANFAPQLTCGIYRAWCEKEYETMFNLQRRLSALSTIYSLDTPFFGIIKKAIRLSGIDISVEVMPPVQPANDEKIVSLKKVLHRAGL, from the coding sequence ATCATGCAAACAGAAAAATTTAAAGGCGTCTTTCCGCCCGTACCCACTATTGTCAATGCGCAGGGAGAATTAGATAAGAAAGGGATGGCGACTTTGCTCGATCATCTTATTGATAACCAGGTCGATGGCGTATTATTGCTGGGGAGCGGTGGTGAATTTTGCCACATGACAAAAGAGCAGCGCCTTGCAGCCGCCGAGTTTTGTGTCCAGCACATCAATCATCGAATTCCGGTCTTGTTAGGTATCAGTAGCACCAGTACACAAGATGTGATTAATTACGGTCAGCATGCCGATCGCCTTGAAGTTGATGCGGTTCTGGTCCTCAATCCTTATTATGCGAAGCTGACTGATGACTATATTTATCATCATTTCAGAATGGTCGCAGAGAACATCAAATCACCGGTAATCCTTTATAACTTTCCGGCACTCACTGGTCAGGACCTCAGCATCGAATTAATTACCCGACTCGCACATGACATTCCCAACATTATTGGGATAAAAGACACTGTGGATAATATTAGTCATATCCGTGAAATTATAAATACGGTAAGACCGGTTCGCCCTGATTTTGTTGTTTTCTCTGGCTATGATGAATATATGATGGATACGTTGATCATGGGGGGAAATGGAGGTATCCCTGCGACCGCTAACTTTGCCCCGCAGTTAACCTGTGGAATTTATCGTGCATGGTGCGAAAAAGAATATGAAACCATGTTTAACCTGCAACGCAGACTGTCTGCATTATCAACTATCTACAGTCTGGACACCCCTTTCTTCGGGATTATCAAAAAAGCAATCCGGCTCAGCGGCATCGATATATCGGTGGAGGTTATGCCCCCGGTACAACCTGCAAATGATGAAAAAATCGTGAGTCTGAAAAAGGTATTACATCGCGCGGGGTTGTAA
- a CDS encoding DeoR/GlpR family transcriptional regulator, translating into MKQTQRHDAIIELVKKQGYVSTEELVEHFSVSPQTIRRDLNDLADQNLILRHHGGAALPSSSVNTPWHDRKATQTAEKERIARKVATQIPNGSTLFIDIGTTPEAVAHALLDHSNLRIVTNNLNVANTLMVKEDFRIILAGGELRSRDGGIIGEATLDFISQFRLDFGILGISGIDSDGSLLEFDYHEVRTKRAIIENSRHVMLVVDHSKFGRNAMVNMGSISLVDAVYTDTMPPAGVMQVIAEHHIQLELC; encoded by the coding sequence ATGAAACAAACACAACGACATGACGCGATCATTGAACTGGTAAAAAAACAGGGATACGTCAGCACCGAAGAGCTGGTGGAGCATTTCTCCGTCAGCCCGCAGACGATTCGCCGCGATCTCAACGATCTGGCCGATCAAAACCTGATTCTGCGCCACCACGGTGGGGCGGCGCTGCCTTCGAGTTCCGTGAACACGCCGTGGCACGATCGAAAAGCAACACAGACGGCGGAAAAAGAGCGTATTGCGCGTAAAGTCGCCACGCAAATCCCGAATGGCTCCACGCTGTTTATCGACATCGGTACCACGCCGGAAGCGGTCGCGCATGCGCTGCTGGATCACAGCAATCTGCGTATTGTGACCAACAACCTCAACGTGGCGAACACGCTGATGGTGAAAGAGGATTTTCGCATTATTCTGGCCGGCGGTGAGCTTCGCAGCCGTGATGGCGGGATCATTGGCGAAGCAACGCTCGATTTTATCTCCCAGTTCCGCCTCGACTTTGGCATTTTGGGGATCAGCGGCATCGATAGCGACGGCTCATTGCTGGAGTTTGATTATCACGAAGTGCGCACCAAGCGCGCGATCATTGAGAATTCACGTCACGTCATGCTGGTGGTGGATCACTCGAAGTTTGGTCGTAATGCGATGGTGAATATGGGCAGCATTAGTCTGGTCGATGCGGTCTATACCGATACCATGCCGCCCGCTGGCGTGATGCAGGTGATTGCCGAGCACCATATTCAGCTGGAGCTGTGCTAA
- a CDS encoding MFS transporter, with the protein MSIELDKPTTRGRWLHIIPATILVYIVAYMDRTNIAIGIAGGMEEDLGMTASFAGLVAGIFFIGYIFLQIPGGQIAERLSAKKLIAWTIVAWGGFALLTGFAQTATQLLIIRFVLGVAEGAVYPAILALIGHWFPNEERARAIAYFQMNLAAASIITGPLSGWLIETYGWREMFIIEGLLSLGLLFVWLPLVSDHPHQAKWLDPKERAWIEQKLQSDRALTIGGETNSIRSVLSSINLWKLIGIYFFVQVGFYGFALWMPNLIKHLTGSGMTIVGLLTAAPYVLCIVGQYYIAKWCDKTMNRRLYTAIPLLGFAACLALSLMLKDNVWLAYGMMVICGFFLQAYAGPFWTLPPLLFAPNVLGGVRGTINALGNIGGFIGPYLVGLLTVTFSQTAGMTVLVAALLIAVALLFSLPSVTARPAGSNNTHHAPAPDTSLKQEGIAK; encoded by the coding sequence ATGAGCATTGAACTCGACAAACCGACAACGCGAGGACGCTGGCTACACATCATTCCAGCGACCATCCTCGTATATATCGTGGCTTACATGGACAGGACGAATATCGCTATTGGGATTGCGGGGGGGATGGAGGAAGACCTTGGCATGACCGCCTCTTTCGCCGGTCTGGTTGCAGGGATTTTCTTTATTGGATATATCTTTTTGCAAATTCCCGGCGGCCAAATCGCGGAACGATTAAGCGCCAAAAAATTAATCGCCTGGACAATCGTTGCATGGGGTGGATTTGCGCTGCTAACTGGCTTCGCACAGACCGCCACACAGTTGTTAATTATCCGCTTTGTCCTTGGCGTCGCTGAAGGCGCAGTCTATCCCGCTATCCTCGCGCTGATTGGCCACTGGTTCCCCAATGAAGAACGCGCCAGGGCGATTGCCTATTTCCAGATGAACCTTGCCGCGGCTTCTATTATCACCGGGCCACTTTCCGGCTGGTTAATCGAAACGTATGGCTGGCGAGAAATGTTTATTATCGAAGGCTTACTTTCCCTCGGCCTGCTCTTTGTCTGGTTGCCTTTGGTCTCTGACCATCCGCATCAGGCCAAATGGCTGGATCCCAAAGAACGTGCCTGGATCGAACAGAAATTACAGTCAGACCGTGCGCTTACTATCGGTGGAGAAACAAACAGTATCCGCAGTGTCCTGAGCAGTATTAATTTGTGGAAGCTGATCGGAATCTATTTCTTCGTGCAGGTCGGTTTCTACGGTTTTGCTCTCTGGATGCCTAATCTGATTAAACACCTGACAGGCAGCGGGATGACCATCGTCGGTTTGCTTACTGCTGCGCCTTACGTTTTGTGCATCGTCGGTCAGTATTACATTGCAAAATGGTGCGACAAAACGATGAACCGCCGCCTCTATACGGCAATTCCACTGCTGGGCTTTGCCGCCTGTCTCGCGCTCTCCTTAATGTTGAAAGATAACGTCTGGCTTGCCTACGGCATGATGGTCATTTGCGGCTTCTTCCTGCAGGCCTATGCGGGACCTTTCTGGACATTACCGCCGTTACTCTTCGCCCCCAATGTTCTGGGAGGTGTACGCGGCACAATCAACGCACTGGGCAACATCGGCGGCTTTATCGGTCCTTATCTGGTAGGACTGTTAACCGTCACGTTCTCACAAACGGCGGGGATGACGGTGCTGGTAGCCGCGTTGCTCATCGCTGTCGCGCTGCTTTTCAGTTTACCTTCTGTTACCGCCCGTCCTGCTGGCAGTAACAACACTCATCATGCACCGGCGCCTGATACGTCGCTCAAACAAGAAGGAATCGCCAAATGA
- a CDS encoding IclR family transcriptional regulator, whose translation MKKITTSIPALDKIMRVFAYLMECDGATFTQIHQNSGIAKSSTSSLLTGMVAHGLLRQEKDKYYLGLHLYELGNKAAEQYDIKKIALPVLEEIRDSTGLTCHLGVLEGDSPIYLLKLESPQAIVIRSWEGKRLSLHSSGLGKVLIAWLSNEELDDLLPPDQVLTRFTDTTITDVNILKQELAGIRRRGWGYDNEEDSLGVRCIAVPVFNAEGKVVAALSVSGVAFQIPDEKRESLATQMMDASRRLSYMLR comes from the coding sequence ATGAAAAAAATTACAACATCTATTCCTGCTCTCGACAAAATTATGCGTGTCTTCGCTTATCTTATGGAATGCGATGGCGCGACGTTCACACAGATTCACCAGAATTCAGGGATCGCAAAAAGCAGCACCTCATCTTTACTTACTGGTATGGTTGCGCATGGCTTATTGCGTCAGGAAAAAGATAAGTATTATCTGGGCTTACACCTTTATGAATTAGGTAATAAAGCCGCAGAACAGTACGATATTAAAAAAATTGCTTTACCTGTACTGGAAGAAATTCGCGATTCTACAGGCTTAACGTGTCACCTTGGCGTTCTTGAAGGCGACTCGCCCATTTATCTTCTGAAGCTGGAAAGCCCACAAGCTATAGTAATACGTAGCTGGGAAGGGAAGCGCCTTTCTCTGCATAGTTCAGGTTTGGGGAAAGTGCTTATTGCCTGGCTTAGCAATGAAGAGCTGGATGATCTTTTGCCTCCCGATCAGGTTCTGACCCGATTTACTGATACGACAATTACCGATGTGAATATTCTTAAGCAAGAGTTAGCTGGGATTCGTCGACGTGGTTGGGGCTATGATAACGAAGAGGATTCTTTGGGTGTCCGTTGCATTGCTGTACCTGTATTTAATGCTGAGGGGAAAGTGGTTGCGGCATTGAGCGTATCGGGTGTGGCATTCCAGATCCCTGATGAAAAAAGAGAATCGCTTGCGACGCAGATGATGGATGCCAGTCGCCGCCTGTCATATATGTTGCGCTAG
- a CDS encoding glycerol dehydrogenase has protein sequence MVTTAIFPSRYVQGKGALTTHLPQELASLGHKALILQDPVVYEGYRDILASALRGVVDFDIEVFNSECSDEEIARISARAQQTGADVIVGMGGGKTLDTAKATGASLRLPIVVVPTLASTDAPCSSLVVIYTPEGKFKRYLMIPRNPTLVLVDSAIIAAAPVRFLISGMGDALATWFEAEDCRIKGAGNMTSRPGPMTAFELARFCYNTLIRYGHLAKLACEQHQVTPALEHVIEANTLLSGIGFESGGLAAAHAIHNGLTVLPATHQYWHGEKVAFGTLAMLLLTDRAPELIEEVYQFCEDVGLPITLADIGLADVSDEELLAVAQAACLAGETMHNEPCEITPEAVLAALRAADAVGQSRKGKMKSLR, from the coding sequence ATGGTTACAACGGCAATATTTCCGTCGCGCTATGTTCAGGGGAAGGGGGCATTAACAACGCATTTGCCTCAGGAACTTGCGTCTTTAGGTCATAAAGCGCTTATTTTACAAGATCCTGTCGTTTATGAGGGGTATCGGGATATTCTCGCGTCGGCACTTCGCGGTGTGGTTGATTTTGACATTGAGGTTTTCAATAGTGAATGCAGCGATGAAGAGATCGCTCGAATTTCTGCGCGTGCGCAGCAAACCGGGGCGGATGTCATTGTCGGTATGGGCGGTGGAAAAACATTAGATACCGCCAAAGCCACAGGGGCCAGTTTGCGTCTTCCTATTGTCGTCGTTCCCACGCTTGCCTCAACAGATGCCCCCTGCAGTTCATTAGTGGTTATCTATACACCGGAAGGTAAATTCAAACGCTATCTGATGATCCCCCGTAATCCTACGCTGGTGCTGGTGGACAGTGCGATTATTGCCGCAGCCCCGGTTCGTTTTTTAATCTCCGGAATGGGGGATGCGCTGGCGACCTGGTTTGAAGCGGAAGATTGTCGGATAAAAGGGGCCGGGAATATGACATCCCGTCCTGGACCCATGACTGCTTTTGAACTGGCGCGTTTCTGTTACAACACGTTGATTCGCTACGGCCATCTGGCAAAGCTGGCTTGTGAGCAGCATCAGGTTACGCCAGCCCTGGAGCATGTTATTGAAGCCAATACCCTTTTATCCGGGATCGGTTTTGAAAGCGGAGGACTGGCGGCAGCGCATGCGATTCATAATGGTTTAACGGTACTTCCCGCAACACATCAGTACTGGCACGGCGAAAAGGTTGCCTTTGGCACGCTGGCAATGCTGTTGTTAACCGACAGAGCACCTGAACTCATTGAAGAGGTCTATCAGTTCTGTGAAGACGTGGGGTTGCCGATAACGCTGGCAGACATTGGTCTGGCTGATGTCAGCGATGAAGAGCTACTGGCGGTGGCGCAGGCAGCCTGCCTGGCGGGAGAAACTATGCATAATGAACCGTGCGAAATTACACCGGAAGCCGTTCTGGCTGCATTACGAGCCGCAGATGCGGTTGGACAATCCCGGAAAGGAAAAATGAAGTCACTCAGATAG
- the ilvD gene encoding dihydroxy-acid dehydratase, with the protein MSQKCQHARDLWSQLDALRLGMNYTKDDVNKLQVLVDDCYGESHPGSFHLNHLGDEAVLGIHESGGRAVRHHVTDICDGWGQGHDGMNYILASREAIANMVEIHASVVPYDAGILISSCDKSIPAHLIAAARLNLPMLHIPGGSMRPAPNMSTSDLGGITAKLKKGEIGIQQVEAMQQCGCPTAGACQFMGTASTMQCMSEALGLALPGSALLPSTLAEIRRIARSAGHQALYLAEKNITTHKILTPAAFENAIKVHAAIGGSTNAMIHLPAIAHELGWELKPELFDQINNEIPYLTNIQPSGQYVTEMMWFAGGVPMVQWYLRDYLDLDVLTVTGRTLGDNLEMLHQSGFFTRNHGYLSNYKVSPEEVIRKPENATKKGSIAVLKGNIAPEGAVIKYAACSPDMHHHTGPARVFNSEEDAQQAIIHNHIEPGDVIFIRYEGARGSGAPEMLMTTDAIVYDKRLDGKVALITDGRFSGATSGPCVGHVSPEAADGGPIALVEDGDLIEMDVKGRKLNIVGINGEYKTEEEIQRCLDGRRANWTKPDYSHRRGVFKQFTANATSLMAGAWIK; encoded by the coding sequence ATGAGTCAGAAATGCCAACACGCCCGTGACCTGTGGTCACAGCTGGACGCCCTGCGTCTCGGGATGAACTACACGAAAGACGATGTTAATAAGCTGCAGGTTCTGGTAGATGACTGCTACGGCGAAAGTCATCCCGGCAGTTTTCATCTTAATCATCTGGGCGATGAAGCCGTTTTAGGCATCCATGAAAGCGGCGGTCGTGCCGTTCGTCATCATGTGACCGATATTTGCGATGGCTGGGGCCAGGGGCATGATGGGATGAACTATATTTTAGCCTCCCGTGAGGCTATCGCGAATATGGTCGAAATCCATGCTTCCGTCGTGCCCTATGACGCAGGCATCCTGATCTCAAGCTGCGATAAATCTATCCCGGCGCATCTGATCGCCGCCGCGCGCCTGAATTTACCGATGCTGCATATCCCCGGCGGCTCAATGCGCCCGGCCCCCAATATGAGTACCTCCGATCTTGGTGGTATTACTGCCAAACTCAAGAAAGGCGAGATAGGCATCCAGCAAGTGGAAGCCATGCAGCAGTGCGGTTGTCCTACAGCAGGCGCTTGTCAGTTTATGGGAACGGCCAGCACCATGCAGTGCATGTCTGAAGCGCTGGGGCTTGCCTTACCGGGGAGTGCATTGCTGCCTTCCACACTGGCGGAGATCCGTCGCATCGCGCGTAGCGCGGGTCATCAGGCGTTATATCTGGCAGAGAAAAATATCACGACGCATAAAATCCTCACGCCTGCTGCGTTTGAAAATGCCATTAAGGTGCATGCAGCCATCGGCGGCAGTACCAACGCCATGATCCATCTCCCGGCGATCGCGCATGAGTTAGGCTGGGAGCTCAAGCCTGAATTGTTTGACCAGATTAATAATGAGATCCCTTATCTCACCAATATTCAACCCAGCGGCCAGTACGTCACCGAAATGATGTGGTTCGCTGGCGGCGTACCAATGGTGCAATGGTATCTTCGCGACTATCTGGATCTGGATGTCCTGACGGTGACTGGCCGGACGCTGGGTGACAACCTGGAGATGCTCCATCAATCCGGCTTCTTTACCCGTAACCACGGATACCTCAGTAATTATAAAGTCAGTCCAGAAGAGGTTATTCGTAAACCGGAAAATGCCACCAAGAAAGGCTCGATTGCCGTGCTCAAAGGCAATATTGCGCCAGAAGGTGCGGTGATCAAATATGCGGCTTGTTCGCCAGATATGCACCACCATACAGGACCTGCACGCGTCTTCAATTCTGAAGAGGATGCGCAGCAAGCCATTATTCACAACCATATCGAACCGGGCGATGTCATTTTTATTCGTTATGAAGGCGCCAGGGGGTCTGGTGCACCAGAAATGCTCATGACAACAGACGCGATTGTTTACGACAAACGTCTTGATGGCAAAGTCGCACTGATTACCGATGGTCGTTTTTCTGGCGCCACCAGCGGACCGTGCGTCGGTCATGTTTCTCCGGAAGCGGCAGATGGCGGCCCCATCGCGCTTGTCGAAGACGGTGATCTCATCGAGATGGATGTCAAAGGGCGCAAGCTCAACATTGTTGGTATTAACGGTGAGTATAAAACGGAAGAGGAAATCCAGCGCTGTCTTGATGGTCGTCGGGCAAACTGGACGAAACCGGATTATTCACATCGCCGCGGCGTCTTTAAGCAATTTACAGCCAACGCAACGTCATTAATGGCGGGAGCCTGGATTAAATAA